One window of the Thermasporomyces composti genome contains the following:
- a CDS encoding lipopolysaccharide biosynthesis protein has product MTVRNDTLPGAAGQAAHRRLVGRLLRGTAWSMVGIAALGLTRLIYTALVGRTGDPARLAEVNAQVSLAFFATFATAAATGAGASKFLPLLTASSGPAAAAAVRRRLRHWTILSTGTVTAGIAALGPWLLPGTGYDGVVEVCALTVAYGAYSYTKSVLYGFHLAHRYAVLEVCADTAILVLTVAAVWWAPDLVLAPLVIGYAAFAIGATLSTPRHVPGPIPPVGAELGGFVAFTALGIAAGQGFFQISMVVARHTADGGDAGAYAAAMALVSPAFFLPRALALAFFPAAAEAVGRGDDRALAQHTRQLTRLLWLAAAPALTVAAIVGTPALRLVFGPSYEGGGPVLAILLGAVLLYVLAVPSVNVLSAQPLRFARIPPLASTVGGLVGAVTWLVLAERLGAVGVACGYLAGMLVQAGTPLTITFRRIGPPRPATAARVVLSLLVSVGLGWLAVADPQPIVVGVGVVGYLAIFCVLFRRDLVATARIVRHKGGFPKPSAPLTT; this is encoded by the coding sequence ATGACAGTGCGGAACGATACCCTGCCCGGTGCGGCTGGCCAGGCGGCGCATCGGCGCCTGGTCGGGCGCCTGCTGCGGGGTACGGCCTGGTCCATGGTGGGGATCGCGGCGCTCGGCCTCACCCGCCTGATCTACACCGCGCTCGTCGGCCGGACCGGCGACCCGGCGCGGCTGGCCGAGGTCAACGCCCAGGTGTCGCTGGCCTTCTTCGCCACGTTCGCGACCGCCGCGGCGACCGGCGCCGGGGCGTCGAAGTTCCTGCCCCTCCTCACCGCCAGCTCGGGGCCCGCCGCGGCCGCCGCCGTCCGGCGCCGCCTGCGCCACTGGACGATCCTCAGCACCGGAACGGTGACGGCCGGCATCGCCGCTCTAGGACCCTGGCTGCTTCCTGGGACCGGGTACGACGGCGTGGTGGAGGTGTGCGCGCTCACCGTCGCGTACGGCGCCTACTCCTACACCAAGTCGGTTCTCTACGGATTCCACCTGGCCCATCGGTACGCCGTGCTCGAGGTGTGCGCCGACACGGCGATCCTCGTCCTCACCGTGGCCGCGGTCTGGTGGGCGCCGGACCTGGTGCTGGCTCCCCTGGTCATCGGGTACGCGGCGTTCGCGATCGGCGCCACGCTGTCGACGCCCCGGCACGTGCCCGGTCCGATTCCGCCGGTCGGTGCTGAGCTCGGCGGCTTCGTCGCGTTCACGGCGCTGGGTATCGCGGCGGGACAGGGCTTCTTCCAGATCTCGATGGTGGTCGCCCGACACACTGCTGACGGCGGTGACGCTGGCGCCTACGCGGCGGCGATGGCACTCGTCAGCCCGGCGTTCTTCCTCCCGCGCGCCCTCGCCCTGGCCTTCTTCCCGGCCGCGGCCGAGGCCGTCGGTCGCGGCGACGATCGGGCGCTCGCTCAGCACACCCGGCAGCTCACGCGGCTGCTGTGGCTCGCCGCGGCGCCGGCGCTCACGGTCGCCGCGATCGTCGGGACGCCGGCGCTGCGTCTGGTGTTCGGCCCGTCCTACGAGGGCGGCGGCCCGGTCCTCGCCATCCTGCTGGGCGCGGTCCTGCTCTACGTCCTGGCGGTTCCCTCGGTGAACGTCCTGTCTGCTCAACCGCTGCGGTTCGCCCGCATCCCGCCGTTGGCGTCGACGGTCGGGGGCCTCGTCGGCGCGGTCACGTGGCTCGTGCTCGCGGAGCGACTCGGCGCCGTCGGCGTCGCGTGCGGCTACCTCGCCGGCATGCTCGTCCAGGCCGGGACACCGTTGACCATCACGTTCCGCCGCATCGGGCCGCCGCGTCCCGCGACGGCGGCACGTGTCGTTCTCAGTCTGCTCGTCAGCGTCGGCCTGGGTTGGCTCGCCGTCGCCGACCCACAGCCCATCGTGGTGGGCGTGGGCGTCGTCGGGTACCTCGCGATCTTCTGCGTCCTGTTCCGGCGTGACCTGGTGGCGACGGCCCGGATTGTGCGACACAAGGGTGGGTTCCCCAAGCCATCCGCACCGCTCACCACGTAA
- a CDS encoding glycosyltransferase, translated as MKPHLRIVVVTNLWPSRRRPAWGCFVANRVEALRQLGHDVEVVAVEDHPSAARRYASLLAGVGRAALSRRPVQPTVVEAHIAYPTGPLAWPLAVRLGAPLVLFAHGSDVLRLPDRSPVDRALCRFVFGRASLVVANSTFLAGEVERRLGVPPERVALVSPGIRYADFAAAREAVRREDHLLFVANLIPRKGLDVLLDALAELGRRSEEVPPLRVVGDGPERATLEEQARRTGARVEFVGALPQERVAAEMAAAEILVVPSREEALGLAPLEAMAAGCVPVVSGIGGLAESVTDGVTGFTCRPEDPGDLADALVRALNAVRDADRRAALVRAGDEVARQHDMVAAAERTVHHYVSLLGLPAATRHQVAG; from the coding sequence GTGAAGCCGCACCTGCGCATCGTCGTTGTCACCAACCTGTGGCCCAGCCGACGCCGGCCCGCGTGGGGGTGCTTCGTCGCCAACCGGGTCGAGGCGCTCCGCCAGCTCGGTCACGACGTCGAGGTCGTGGCGGTCGAGGATCACCCGTCGGCCGCTCGCCGGTACGCGAGCCTGCTCGCCGGCGTCGGACGAGCGGCGCTGTCCCGACGTCCTGTGCAGCCGACCGTCGTCGAGGCGCACATCGCCTACCCCACCGGCCCGCTGGCCTGGCCCCTGGCGGTACGGCTGGGAGCACCACTCGTCCTGTTCGCCCATGGCAGTGACGTCCTCCGCCTGCCTGACCGCTCCCCCGTCGACCGTGCGCTGTGCCGCTTCGTCTTCGGTCGAGCCTCGCTCGTCGTCGCCAACAGCACCTTCCTGGCCGGCGAGGTGGAGCGGCGACTGGGTGTCCCACCCGAGCGGGTGGCCTTGGTCTCTCCTGGCATCCGCTACGCCGACTTCGCCGCGGCGCGAGAGGCCGTGAGACGGGAGGACCACCTCCTCTTCGTCGCCAACCTCATCCCGCGCAAGGGCCTGGACGTCCTCCTCGACGCGCTGGCGGAGCTCGGCCGACGGAGCGAGGAGGTCCCGCCGCTGCGCGTCGTGGGTGATGGTCCGGAGCGGGCGACGCTGGAGGAGCAGGCGAGGCGGACGGGTGCGCGGGTGGAGTTCGTCGGGGCTCTCCCGCAGGAGCGTGTCGCGGCGGAGATGGCCGCCGCCGAGATCCTCGTCGTCCCCTCCCGGGAGGAGGCGCTGGGCCTGGCGCCGCTGGAAGCGATGGCGGCCGGCTGCGTTCCCGTGGTGTCTGGGATCGGCGGACTCGCCGAGTCGGTCACCGACGGTGTCACGGGGTTCACGTGTCGCCCTGAGGATCCCGGCGACCTCGCCGACGCGCTGGTGCGAGCGCTCAACGCCGTGCGCGACGCGGACCGCCGTGCCGCTCTGGTCCGCGCGGGTGACGAGGTGGCGCGCCAGCACGACATGGTGGCCGCCGCCGAGCGGACCGTCCATCACTACGTCTCCCTGCTCGGTCTGCCGGCCGCGACCCGCCACCAGGTGGCCGGATGA
- a CDS encoding O-antigen ligase family protein: MISLAFGVAAVVAALAVWRWTPTLRRWTPSFGLLVAVLTVVPPHQTVAFGIGADDALFLLGLVVLLPGAVRRGRLDRVPFGRTLVVGVGLVAAGACVSSFVNAETVPETVGMLLRGPARVLLYLVMAVVVLAQTPRDLTRYVVGRALAGVGIFESAFSLVAYVVGFPGGFGLQEASGNTALVGEIPGRVTGTLDLSPNFLGALLVLSIPVTCGIALDATSTRHRIGWLAGVVVQGIALVLTYTRSSLAVTVVACLLLLVLTRRLAGLVDVLRQRRRWALAGGAVAAVGVAALLVWTPLLDRVLHDRTDRLALYTSALRVFADYPLTGVGPGEQATFTAADPERYRATSFGVAGSNAHNTVLLAAAENGVLGLVGALLVNVGLAAVAITVIRRARERAGLARAEPLGIGVAVLAFLIQGMANNLFTVTLTASALVMLVAGCALPWLAEDPRVEEPVTELGPDPLARQM; encoded by the coding sequence ATGATCTCCCTCGCCTTCGGGGTCGCCGCGGTGGTGGCGGCGCTGGCGGTGTGGCGGTGGACGCCGACCTTGCGGCGGTGGACGCCCTCGTTCGGCCTGCTCGTCGCTGTCCTCACGGTCGTCCCGCCGCACCAGACTGTGGCGTTCGGCATCGGCGCCGACGACGCCCTGTTCCTGCTGGGTCTCGTCGTGCTGCTGCCGGGCGCGGTGCGGCGGGGGCGCCTGGACCGGGTTCCGTTCGGGCGGACGCTCGTGGTCGGTGTGGGCCTGGTGGCCGCGGGCGCGTGCGTCTCGTCATTCGTCAACGCCGAGACCGTGCCGGAGACGGTGGGGATGCTGCTCCGCGGGCCCGCCCGCGTGCTGCTCTACCTCGTCATGGCCGTCGTCGTGCTGGCGCAGACGCCGCGCGACCTGACCCGGTACGTCGTCGGTCGGGCGCTCGCCGGGGTCGGGATCTTCGAGTCGGCGTTCAGCCTGGTGGCCTACGTCGTCGGCTTCCCCGGCGGCTTCGGTCTGCAGGAGGCGAGCGGCAACACCGCGCTCGTGGGCGAGATCCCAGGTCGGGTGACCGGCACGCTGGACCTGTCACCCAACTTCCTGGGCGCCCTGCTCGTGCTGTCGATCCCCGTCACGTGTGGCATCGCCCTCGACGCGACCTCCACCCGGCACCGGATCGGTTGGCTGGCCGGGGTTGTCGTCCAGGGGATCGCGCTGGTGCTGACGTACACCCGGAGCTCGCTCGCGGTCACCGTCGTCGCCTGCCTCCTGCTGCTCGTCCTCACCCGCCGCTTGGCCGGGCTGGTGGATGTCCTCCGGCAGCGCCGTCGGTGGGCGCTGGCGGGGGGCGCGGTGGCGGCCGTCGGTGTCGCGGCGCTGCTCGTGTGGACACCGCTGCTCGACCGGGTGCTCCATGACCGGACCGACCGCCTGGCTCTGTACACCTCCGCGCTTCGGGTGTTCGCCGACTATCCGCTCACCGGTGTGGGGCCGGGCGAGCAGGCGACGTTCACCGCCGCCGATCCGGAGCGCTACCGCGCGACGTCGTTCGGGGTGGCTGGCAGCAACGCGCACAACACGGTGCTCCTCGCGGCGGCCGAGAACGGCGTCCTCGGTCTGGTCGGAGCGCTCCTGGTGAACGTCGGGCTGGCCGCCGTCGCGATCACGGTCATTCGTCGAGCGCGCGAGCGAGCCGGGCTCGCCCGGGCGGAGCCGCTTGGCATCGGAGTAGCCGTGCTGGCGTTCCTCATCCAAGGAATGGCGAACAACCTCTTCACGGTGACGTTGACCGCGAGCGCTCTCGTCATGCTCGTCGCCGGGTGTGCGCTGCCGTGGCTGGCGGAGGACCCGCGGGTCGAGGAGCCGGTGACCGAGTTGGGTCCCGATCCCCTCGCTCGCCAGATGTGA
- a CDS encoding ABC transporter substrate-binding protein — MRSPVPRSSRRDLLRLGVTTAVTVAVAGCEALSVKPAGKADSASRSADRALKEAPALAEQVKAGALPPRAERLPVKPMVVRPAERMGRYGGTWKTILTSVDADPHLVGSAAYEPLVRWDADQRNVSANVAESWEVSRDGRAYTFALREGMKWSDGEPYTADDLLFAYDDVLSVKELYPVMSAQFAPDGVPAKLEKLDDHTVRFTFSEPHGLFLEQLASNGGSQLHTLPRHYLEQFHLKYNPDADEQAKDEGFADWTEMFLAKGGTGPGELSAWQNPDLPCIFPWRVVEPLTGNRLVLRRNPYYWKTDPEGRQLPYLDEVVFDIITDPQVSTLKLTEGGYSLVTPGLVTLQSKPVLAGGRDKGRYHFIDIVSSRMNDATFVLNLTHKDPAMRAVLQNKDFRIALSHALNREELIKVVLLGQGEPWQTSPRPESGLYLEGLATQYLEYDVAKANDHLDAAGYRRRDRDGFRLRPDGRRLGFTLEVRTNFNPLWADIAQFASQYWKQIGVDVRVKIQDPTLLFTRIEANEHDAVMDDGDGGLLPLLTPQWYFPVSVDAAYAVEWGRWYQTGGTAGVEPPPGPRRQMELFDEIKITPDKRRREELFMEILRISQEEFYVIGTALPAARYNVVQDGLRNVVRSMVDDCCEPGPSGPEQYFWSPEDR; from the coding sequence ATGAGATCACCGGTTCCTCGGTCCAGCCGACGCGATCTGCTCCGGCTCGGCGTCACCACTGCCGTCACGGTGGCGGTGGCCGGGTGTGAGGCGTTGTCCGTCAAGCCGGCCGGGAAGGCTGACAGCGCCTCGCGTTCCGCGGACCGCGCCCTCAAGGAAGCACCGGCGCTCGCCGAACAGGTCAAGGCCGGCGCGCTTCCGCCACGGGCCGAGCGCCTTCCGGTGAAGCCGATGGTCGTCCGGCCCGCCGAGCGCATGGGCAGGTACGGCGGCACCTGGAAGACCATCCTCACCTCTGTCGACGCTGACCCTCACCTGGTCGGGTCGGCAGCGTACGAACCTCTCGTGCGCTGGGACGCCGACCAGCGGAACGTCTCCGCCAACGTCGCGGAGTCGTGGGAGGTGTCACGGGACGGCCGGGCCTACACCTTCGCCCTTCGTGAGGGCATGAAGTGGTCGGACGGCGAGCCCTACACCGCCGACGACCTGCTCTTCGCCTACGACGACGTGTTGAGCGTCAAGGAGCTCTATCCGGTGATGTCGGCGCAGTTCGCTCCGGACGGCGTTCCGGCGAAGCTGGAGAAGCTCGACGACCACACCGTGCGCTTCACCTTCTCCGAGCCGCACGGCTTGTTCCTCGAACAGCTCGCCTCCAACGGTGGGTCGCAGCTGCACACCCTGCCCCGGCACTACCTGGAGCAGTTCCACCTGAAGTACAACCCGGACGCCGACGAGCAGGCCAAGGACGAGGGGTTCGCCGACTGGACGGAGATGTTCCTGGCGAAGGGTGGCACGGGCCCCGGCGAGCTCTCGGCCTGGCAGAACCCCGACCTGCCGTGCATCTTCCCGTGGCGTGTGGTCGAGCCACTGACCGGCAACCGCCTGGTCCTTCGGCGCAACCCCTACTACTGGAAGACCGATCCCGAAGGCCGGCAGCTGCCGTACCTCGACGAGGTGGTCTTCGACATCATCACCGATCCCCAGGTCAGCACCCTCAAGCTCACCGAAGGCGGCTACAGCTTGGTCACCCCGGGCCTCGTGACGTTGCAGAGCAAGCCGGTCTTGGCGGGCGGCCGCGACAAGGGGCGATACCACTTCATCGACATCGTCTCGTCGCGGATGAACGACGCGACGTTCGTCCTCAACCTCACCCACAAGGACCCCGCCATGCGGGCGGTCCTGCAGAACAAGGACTTCCGAATCGCCCTCTCCCACGCGTTGAACCGCGAGGAGCTCATCAAGGTGGTCCTCCTCGGCCAGGGTGAGCCGTGGCAGACCTCGCCGCGTCCGGAGTCCGGGCTCTACCTGGAAGGGCTGGCCACGCAGTACCTCGAGTACGACGTGGCGAAGGCGAACGACCATCTGGACGCGGCCGGCTACCGTCGGCGGGATCGGGACGGGTTCCGGCTGCGTCCGGACGGTCGGCGGCTGGGCTTCACCCTGGAGGTCCGCACGAACTTCAACCCGCTGTGGGCGGACATCGCGCAGTTCGCCTCCCAGTACTGGAAGCAGATCGGCGTGGACGTGCGGGTGAAGATCCAGGACCCCACCCTGTTGTTCACCCGGATCGAGGCCAACGAGCACGACGCGGTCATGGACGACGGTGACGGAGGCCTGCTGCCCTTGCTGACCCCGCAGTGGTATTTCCCGGTCAGCGTCGACGCGGCCTATGCGGTGGAGTGGGGGCGGTGGTACCAGACCGGCGGAACGGCGGGCGTCGAGCCCCCTCCGGGCCCGCGCCGGCAGATGGAGCTCTTCGACGAGATCAAGATCACGCCGGACAAGCGGCGGCGTGAGGAGCTCTTCATGGAGATCCTGCGGATCAGCCAGGAGGAGTTCTACGTCATCGGCACCGCGCTCCCGGCCGCGCGCTACAACGTCGTCCAAGACGGGCTGCGGAATGTCGTGCGATCCATGGTCGACGACTGCTGTGAGCCCGGACCGTCCGGCCCCGAGCAGTACTTCTGGTCTCCGGAAGACCGCTAG
- a CDS encoding AAA family ATPase, producing MDPVRNPYAPGAGQRPPELAGRDREVRQFEVVLERVAAGRPERSLVLSGLRGVGKTVLLNAMRSLALTRAWGTGKVEARPDRPIRLPIAQALHAASRELAPRHRDPDRVDEFLGVLKAFALQTSANERKGVRWRPPYDVPAARGRADSGDLETDLIELFTAAGELARDLGVGIAVFIDEMQDIPSEELAALCGACHEISQLGVPFVVVGAGLPHLPTALSASKSYAERLFRYVSVGRLDRAAADRALTLPAASEGVEYEPAALDALYEVTDGYPYFIQAFGKATWDVAPRSPITADDVKVATPEAEAELAVGFFGSRYERATPAERDYMRAMAELGAERGDGPVATGDVAALLGRKPQSLSPARDALIKKGLVYASERGHVAFTVPHFGAFLRSQPT from the coding sequence GTGGACCCCGTACGAAATCCCTACGCCCCCGGGGCCGGCCAGCGTCCTCCCGAGCTCGCCGGCCGCGACCGTGAGGTACGCCAGTTCGAGGTCGTCCTCGAACGCGTCGCAGCTGGGCGTCCCGAGCGAAGCCTCGTCCTCTCCGGCCTTCGTGGCGTGGGCAAGACCGTTCTGCTCAACGCCATGCGCTCACTCGCGCTCACCCGGGCCTGGGGCACCGGCAAGGTCGAGGCCCGACCGGACCGACCGATCCGGCTTCCGATCGCGCAGGCCCTCCACGCGGCGAGCCGCGAGCTGGCCCCACGCCACCGAGATCCGGACCGAGTCGACGAGTTCCTGGGCGTCCTCAAGGCGTTCGCGCTCCAGACGTCGGCCAACGAGCGCAAGGGAGTCCGCTGGCGACCTCCGTACGACGTCCCGGCCGCGCGCGGCCGGGCCGACTCGGGCGACCTCGAGACCGACCTCATCGAGCTGTTCACCGCCGCGGGAGAGCTCGCGCGTGACCTCGGCGTGGGCATCGCCGTCTTCATCGACGAGATGCAGGACATCCCGTCCGAGGAGCTGGCCGCGCTGTGTGGCGCCTGTCACGAGATCAGCCAGCTCGGCGTGCCCTTCGTGGTGGTGGGTGCGGGCCTCCCGCACCTCCCGACCGCCTTGTCGGCGAGCAAGTCGTACGCGGAACGGCTGTTCCGTTACGTCTCCGTCGGGCGTCTGGACCGGGCGGCGGCCGACCGTGCGCTCACACTCCCCGCGGCCAGCGAGGGGGTGGAGTACGAGCCAGCGGCGCTCGACGCGCTCTACGAGGTCACCGACGGCTACCCCTACTTCATCCAAGCCTTCGGCAAGGCGACCTGGGATGTCGCGCCGAGAAGCCCGATCACCGCCGACGACGTCAAGGTCGCCACACCCGAGGCGGAGGCGGAGCTGGCGGTCGGCTTCTTCGGGTCACGGTACGAACGCGCGACCCCGGCGGAGCGCGACTACATGCGTGCCATGGCGGAGCTGGGGGCCGAGCGCGGGGACGGTCCCGTCGCCACGGGCGATGTCGCCGCGCTGCTCGGTCGCAAGCCACAGAGCCTGTCACCGGCGCGTGACGCCCTCATCAAGAAAGGGCTCGTGTACGCCTCCGAGCGCGGCCACGTCGCGTTCACGGTGCCGCACTTCGGCGCGTTCCTCCGGTCGCAGCCCACGTAG
- a CDS encoding WXG100 family type VII secretion target, translating to MTDFTRWNAEALDQLQANLRLAYRGVEDETNDLERELEQKLAEWSGEAREAYWQAKAQWEKAIGELNDVLAQLGAAVENIRTNYTATERANTTLFQ from the coding sequence ATGACCGACTTCACCAGATGGAATGCTGAGGCGCTCGACCAGCTTCAGGCGAACCTGCGCCTCGCCTACCGCGGTGTCGAGGACGAGACCAACGACCTCGAGAGGGAGCTCGAGCAGAAGCTCGCCGAGTGGAGCGGTGAGGCCAGGGAGGCTTACTGGCAGGCCAAGGCCCAGTGGGAGAAGGCCATTGGTGAGCTCAACGATGTGCTCGCCCAGCTTGGCGCTGCGGTCGAGAACATCAGGACGAACTACACCGCGACCGAGCGGGCCAACACCACGCTCTTTCAGTGA
- a CDS encoding WXG100 family type VII secretion target produces MGAAQQDRAAMAEAAQRVGDAFDVIVGIKGKLREYKSEALGQWEGNAANAFSRVMDTFDEKFQVVCDALNDLREKMGAARMSYEATEEQQQEAVNKIDALLNGLT; encoded by the coding sequence GTGGGAGCAGCCCAGCAAGACAGAGCCGCGATGGCGGAGGCCGCGCAGCGAGTTGGCGACGCCTTCGACGTCATCGTCGGCATCAAGGGCAAGCTGCGCGAGTACAAGTCCGAGGCCCTCGGCCAGTGGGAAGGCAACGCGGCGAACGCCTTCAGCAGGGTCATGGACACCTTCGACGAGAAGTTCCAGGTGGTCTGTGACGCCCTCAACGACCTGCGGGAAAAGATGGGCGCCGCTCGGATGAGCTACGAGGCCACCGAGGAGCAGCAGCAGGAGGCGGTCAACAAGATCGACGCGCTGCTCAACGGCCTCACCTGA
- the eccB gene encoding type VII secretion protein EccB translates to MQTRRDQLQAYRYLLRRILAAMLGSEPESLEQPMRRVSTATFAGAMVGALACAGVALYGWLADTNATRWKNEPNALIVEKETNAAYLYLPKSQLASGGDQPATPEPPAGLTGERDEKDMVLVQVLNYTSAQLILDGPVKVVRVSKKSLEGIPRGPRVGIPLAPNSVPDKENLVFAPWTVCSTARTVDDQTRLRVDLVIGTANEELDADPIGDRGLLVSAPDGTTHLVWKGKRLEVDADALRSLSLSPSSAVPVSEMWLGTIEAGQPLAAPVVPQRGNPSPFQIEGRTATIGQVFHTPSPDAYFVMLEDGFSRISEVQALLLLGSGTAREGGRVQTEPTEIPISAVNQASSQTATMLVPDLPETPPELVDLGSADGVPVCLSYEDPEEGVTVLTGGRLPAPAETATDTADDPNTGGGTVGLADRVLVPPGKGTIVGLLPGRDLDPQGYFLITEDGVKYPVPDRQTLAKLGYNGVDPLLVPPSMLRLIPQGPALTTEAAHRTAAFEPSRQ, encoded by the coding sequence ATGCAAACCCGACGCGACCAACTGCAGGCGTATCGCTACCTCTTGCGCCGGATTCTCGCCGCGATGCTCGGCAGTGAACCGGAGTCGCTCGAGCAGCCCATGCGCCGAGTCTCCACCGCGACGTTCGCCGGCGCCATGGTCGGCGCGCTGGCCTGTGCCGGGGTCGCGTTGTATGGGTGGCTCGCCGACACGAACGCCACCAGGTGGAAGAACGAGCCGAACGCGCTCATCGTCGAGAAGGAGACCAACGCCGCCTACCTCTACCTGCCGAAGTCTCAGCTCGCGTCCGGCGGCGACCAGCCCGCGACGCCGGAGCCGCCAGCTGGCCTCACGGGTGAGCGCGACGAGAAGGACATGGTCCTCGTCCAGGTGCTCAACTACACCTCGGCGCAGCTCATCCTGGACGGTCCGGTGAAGGTCGTCCGGGTGTCGAAGAAGTCGCTCGAGGGGATCCCTCGCGGACCACGGGTCGGGATCCCGCTGGCTCCCAATTCCGTTCCCGACAAGGAGAACCTGGTTTTCGCGCCGTGGACGGTGTGCTCCACGGCTCGCACGGTCGATGACCAGACTCGGCTTCGCGTCGACCTCGTCATCGGGACCGCGAACGAGGAGCTCGACGCCGACCCGATCGGGGACCGTGGGCTCTTGGTGAGCGCTCCCGACGGCACCACCCACCTGGTGTGGAAGGGCAAGCGTCTCGAGGTTGACGCGGACGCTCTGCGCAGCTTGAGCCTTTCGCCGTCGTCGGCCGTCCCCGTGAGCGAGATGTGGCTCGGCACGATCGAGGCTGGACAACCGCTGGCCGCTCCGGTGGTCCCCCAGCGTGGCAACCCCAGCCCCTTCCAGATCGAGGGTCGCACCGCGACGATCGGCCAGGTCTTCCACACGCCCAGCCCGGACGCCTACTTCGTGATGCTGGAGGACGGCTTCTCGAGGATCTCCGAGGTGCAGGCGCTCCTGCTCTTGGGGAGTGGCACCGCCCGCGAGGGCGGACGCGTGCAGACCGAGCCCACCGAGATCCCGATCAGCGCGGTCAACCAGGCGAGCTCGCAGACCGCCACGATGCTCGTCCCTGACCTGCCTGAGACGCCACCGGAGCTGGTCGACCTGGGCAGCGCGGACGGCGTGCCGGTGTGCCTGTCCTACGAGGACCCCGAGGAGGGTGTGACCGTCCTCACCGGCGGCAGGCTTCCGGCACCCGCGGAGACCGCGACGGACACGGCCGACGACCCCAACACCGGTGGCGGGACGGTTGGTCTGGCCGACCGTGTCCTCGTCCCGCCGGGGAAGGGCACCATCGTGGGCCTCCTGCCCGGGCGCGACCTCGACCCGCAGGGCTACTTCCTCATCACCGAAGACGGCGTGAAGTACCCCGTGCCCGATCGGCAGACGCTCGCCAAGCTGGGCTACAACGGCGTCGACCCGCTCCTGGTGCCGCCGTCGATGCTGCGCCTCATCCCCCAAGGGCCGGCGCTCACCACGGAAGCGGCGCACCGCACGGCGGCGTTCGAACCCTCTCGTCAGTGA
- the eccE gene encoding type VII secretion protein EccE has product MAAVREQPISAPPRRPGAQARATQASARPRRAPARLVRTYPGAHLGPVPVAPLVAWQVGLGLVAVGLSTGGWVLVTSVVVLLVIAVLTVVWWNGRPLWRWLRVWLAFRARNTRATVAPPHDPGLAPLREWLPHFELASLPGRRGGRPVGVAHDGSGYVVLLGPDREDLIASADPVAIPLGALATLAEAEGVRLASAQVVMRVLPAPAPSLGPYGAQLGSSYYEISQGITPAVMSWWVALRLEPGRGGTAATLDGDTVDAVRRALRAIAGRATKVLSSSGLPCRPLEESELRDVLTLTLNVDPHYTPMSRRERRTAETWRGWSCDGVAHVAGWVRGVPQTGLPALSKVLAAMAGLPVLSATASLTLTWTPENTVRCSSFVRVTAENAKTARRSFHELSRLAGRSKVGLLRLDGEQLPGVLATVPLGGGAL; this is encoded by the coding sequence ATGGCCGCCGTGCGGGAGCAGCCGATCAGCGCGCCACCGCGCCGCCCAGGCGCCCAGGCACGCGCGACGCAGGCGAGCGCCCGGCCGCGCCGAGCTCCGGCCCGCTTGGTCCGCACCTACCCTGGCGCTCACCTCGGTCCCGTGCCGGTCGCGCCGTTGGTGGCGTGGCAAGTCGGACTCGGCCTCGTCGCGGTGGGCCTGAGCACCGGCGGGTGGGTGCTGGTCACGAGCGTCGTCGTCCTCCTGGTCATCGCCGTCCTCACCGTCGTGTGGTGGAACGGGCGTCCTCTCTGGAGGTGGCTGCGGGTCTGGCTCGCGTTCCGCGCGCGCAACACGAGGGCGACGGTCGCGCCTCCGCACGACCCGGGCCTCGCCCCGCTGCGGGAGTGGCTCCCCCACTTCGAGCTCGCCTCGCTCCCGGGCCGCCGTGGTGGGCGTCCGGTCGGTGTCGCGCATGACGGCTCCGGCTACGTCGTTCTGCTCGGACCCGACCGTGAGGACCTGATCGCGTCCGCCGACCCGGTGGCCATCCCGCTGGGTGCTCTCGCCACGCTCGCCGAGGCGGAGGGCGTGCGGTTGGCGTCCGCTCAGGTCGTGATGCGGGTGCTGCCTGCTCCCGCGCCCTCCCTGGGTCCCTACGGCGCCCAGCTCGGGAGCTCGTATTACGAGATCAGCCAGGGCATCACCCCAGCGGTCATGTCGTGGTGGGTCGCGCTGCGCCTCGAGCCAGGGCGGGGTGGCACGGCGGCGACGCTGGACGGCGACACGGTCGACGCCGTCCGTCGCGCGCTGCGCGCCATCGCCGGGCGGGCCACCAAGGTCTTGTCGTCGTCCGGCCTGCCGTGCCGTCCGTTGGAGGAGAGCGAGCTGCGCGACGTCCTCACCCTCACGTTGAACGTCGACCCGCACTACACGCCGATGTCCCGTCGTGAGCGTCGAACGGCTGAGACCTGGCGTGGATGGAGCTGCGATGGCGTGGCTCACGTCGCCGGCTGGGTGCGGGGCGTGCCCCAGACGGGCCTGCCCGCTCTGTCGAAGGTCCTCGCCGCCATGGCAGGCTTGCCCGTCCTCTCCGCCACGGCCTCGCTGACGTTGACGTGGACGCCGGAGAACACCGTGCGCTGCTCGTCGTTCGTCCGGGTGACCGCGGAGAACGCCAAGACCGCCCGGAGATCGTTCCACGAGCTGTCCAGACTGGCAGGCAGGAGCAAGGTCGGGCTCCTCCGCCTGGACGGTGAGCAGCTCCCGGGTGTGCTCGCGACGGTTCCGCTGGGCGGAGGTGCCCTGTGA